Below is a genomic region from Gillisia sp. Hel_I_86.
AAAGGGGATAGAAAGACATAAAAAAACCAATGGACGGCCCCACCCGTCCATTAGCTAATAATTCTAAAATCTACCCCAACAAATTTTAGAAACTAAGTCTCAAATTCAAAGCAAATCCCACAAAATGAAAGATGCTTTTACCTTCAAAACTTAAATAAAAGTACGAAAAAAAAATATTGAAACAATACTTTGAATAAAAATTTTTAAGATAAATTTATGTAAATCAAGCATTTAACGCTTAACTTATTACTAAGTTGTTAACATTTTAATATTTATTTATTGAAATTTTGAATCTAGGGAGCTCGTATTATGGAGAATAAAATTATAAAGAAGATCTTTTGAAATTATTTAGAGGAATTTTCTTACTGATGTTTTTGATTTTTTTATCCAGGTCTTTTAAAAAAATCTGATGTTTTTCTGAATTTTTATTGAAAGGCTTATGAGCTAAAGCCTTATGTATTTTCTCTATAGAATTAAACAATCCTGAAGCACTTTTAGCTATCCAAGCATCTGTAAACAGCGACCAGATATAGGCTATTGCTTGGGAATTGGGGTGGATCATATCTTCTGCATAAAACCTGTAATCCCTTAATTCGTCGAACATGATTTCATAAGCCGGAAAGTAGAAATACGTGCCTGAATCCTTGATTTTTTCCGATTCTAAAAATTGATGAATCCCAGTAATTAGATTTGCCTTGCTTCGTTGATTTTCGATAAACCCATCTTTAAGATGACGTACCGGGGAAACGGTAAAAAGCACCTTGAGCCCCGAATTAATTGTTAATAAGTCTTGACATACACTGTTAATATAATTAACAATTTCTTTAATAGATAATAGTTCTTTTTTAAAATTTTTCTGATCCATTTTATGGCAATTAGCCACAGGAAGGTTCGATTTCACATCTTTATAATACCAAGAAGTTCCAAAAGTGAATATAACATGGGTAGTATTTTCTATAAAATAACGTGTCTCTTTTAGACCTTCGTTCAATTTAAACAGCAACGCATCTTTAGTAGATGAATTTAAACAGGAATGTGCATCAAAACAATGCCACTGTTCATTATGAAAAAACACATCTTTCTCTTCATATTTATAGTTGCTAGCAACTTTTTTAGTAAAGTTATAAATAGCTCCAGGATGGTACAAGATCCCAAAAGGGTTTCGAAGATTCTGAAATTGATAATAATCCAGTTTCTTCCCTATATTTTCAACAAAACAAGAACCTACTAATAAGATCTTGGAAGTATGATCTATTTTAGGTCCTTGTTCTATAATTGGTACAGATGTCCTGAATTTCATTTTTCTTGGTTCTTCTGCTCCTATTTTGTAAAAGCTGTTTATTCTATAAAGCTCTTTGCATTTTCCAAAGCTTCTGCAATTCCGTGTGGGTTCTTGCCACCAGCTGTTGCAAAGAATGGCTGTCCGCCACCCCCGCCTTGGATATACTTTCCTAGTTCCCTAACAACTTTACCGGCATCTAGATTCTTTTGTTTTACCAATTCCTTAGAAATATAGCATGACAGTAAAGCCTTTCCGCCATTTTCTGCGGCCAATAATAAAAATAAATTATCATTATTTTCACCAAGCTGAAACGCAAGGTCTTTTATTCCGCCAGCATCCAGATCTACTTTTTTGGCCAGAAAAGAAACCCCATCAATTTCGGTTAATTCTTTTTGCAAT
It encodes:
- a CDS encoding GSCFA domain-containing protein, with protein sequence MKFRTSVPIIEQGPKIDHTSKILLVGSCFVENIGKKLDYYQFQNLRNPFGILYHPGAIYNFTKKVASNYKYEEKDVFFHNEQWHCFDAHSCLNSSTKDALLFKLNEGLKETRYFIENTTHVIFTFGTSWYYKDVKSNLPVANCHKMDQKNFKKELLSIKEIVNYINSVCQDLLTINSGLKVLFTVSPVRHLKDGFIENQRSKANLITGIHQFLESEKIKDSGTYFYFPAYEIMFDELRDYRFYAEDMIHPNSQAIAYIWSLFTDAWIAKSASGLFNSIEKIHKALAHKPFNKNSEKHQIFLKDLDKKIKNISKKIPLNNFKRSSL